The proteins below are encoded in one region of Xenopus laevis strain J_2021 chromosome 8L, Xenopus_laevis_v10.1, whole genome shotgun sequence:
- the LOC121397261 gene encoding cocaine- and amphetamine-regulated transcript protein-like — translation MAQTLSAIAPCICLLVYLVTIQGVFKVESAELFPPREARRVNEKEMLVELQDVLEKLQSKRVLSWESKLNQVAKCTLGDVCAVKRGARVGKLCDCPRRSNCNYYFLKCL, via the exons ATGGCTCAGACTTTATCAGCCATTGCCCCATGTATTTGCCTCCTAGTCTATCTTGTCACCATCCAGGGAGTCTTCAAAGTGGAATCTGCAGAATTGTTTCCTCCCAGAGAAGCACGAAGAGTCAATGAGAAAGAGATG TTGGTGGAGCTTCAGGATGTTCTGGAGAAACTTCAGTCTAAAAGGGTCTTGTCCTGGGAGTCAAAACTCAATCAAGTTGCCAAG TGCACCCTGGGAGACGTGTGCGCAGTAAAGAGGGGGGCCCGGGTTGGAAAGCTCTGCGACTGCCCCAGGAGGAGCAACTGTAACTATTACTTCCTAAAATGCCTGTGA
- the LOC121396971 gene encoding cocaine- and amphetamine-regulated transcript protein-like, giving the protein MMRSLMLLLLCVSLSIREGTGEDSGQDLASEYDTLAPNSLAGALEEMLDYNQDKGIRLQRRVGQLPWCDVGERCAMKLGSRVGKLCDCLRGASCNSFLLRCY; this is encoded by the exons ATGATGAGGAGTCTGATGCTGCTGcttctctgtgtgtctctcaGTATCAGGGAGGGGACAGGAGAGGACTCTGGGCAGGACTTGGCATCAGAATATGATACCCTGGCACCCAACAGCCTG GCAGGGGCACTGGAAGAGATGTTGGACTATAACCAAGATAAAGGCATCAGACTCCAAAGAAGAGTCGGTCAACTTCCCTGG TGCGACGTGGGAGAGCGCTGTGCAATGAAGCTCGGGTCTCGGGTCGGGAAGCTGTGCGACTGTCTGAGAGGGGCTTCGTGCAACTCATTCCTGCTGAGATGTTATTAA